A single genomic interval of Pseudomonas sp. FeN3W harbors:
- the ectA gene encoding diaminobutyrate acetyltransferase, protein MLRRPTDGDGYNLHQLVARCQPLDTNSVYCNLLQCSDFADTAIAAENAQGELVGFISGYRPPARPDTLFVWQVAVDSSMRGQGLALRMLLALTARVAREHDVRFMETTISPDNAASQALFKRAFDRLGADCTTRTLFSRAAHFGGQHEDEVLYRAGPFTVSHLEEELKEHA, encoded by the coding sequence GTGCTCCGTCGCCCAACCGACGGCGACGGTTACAACCTGCATCAGCTGGTGGCACGCTGCCAGCCCCTCGATACCAATTCGGTCTACTGCAACCTGCTGCAGTGCTCCGATTTCGCCGACACCGCCATCGCCGCAGAGAACGCCCAGGGCGAACTGGTTGGTTTCATCTCGGGTTACCGCCCCCCTGCCCGCCCGGACACCCTGTTCGTCTGGCAGGTCGCCGTCGACAGCTCGATGCGCGGACAGGGCCTGGCCCTGCGCATGCTGCTGGCGCTGACGGCCCGTGTGGCCCGTGAGCACGACGTGCGCTTCATGGAAACCACCATTTCCCCGGACAACGCGGCGTCACAGGCGCTGTTCAAGCGGGCATTCGACCGGCTGGGTGCCGACTGCACCACGCGCACGCTGTTTTCCCGCGCCGCGCACTTTGGCGGTCAGCACGAGGACGAGGTGCTCTACCGCGCCGGCCCGTTCACCGTTTCCCATCTAGAAGAAGAGCTCAAGGAGCACGCATGA
- a CDS encoding acetyl-CoA carboxylase biotin carboxylase subunit produces the protein MIKKLLIANRGEIAVRIVRACAEMGVRSVAVFSEADRHALHVKRADEAHFIGEDPLAGYLNPRKLVNLAVETGCDALHPGYGFLSENAELAEICAERGIKFVGPSADVIRRMGDKTEARRSMIKAGVPVTPGTEGNVADLAEALREAERIGYPVMLKATSGGGGRGIRRCNSQAELESAYPRVISEATKAFGSAEVFLEKCIVEPKHIEAQVLADSFGNTVHLFERDCSIQRRNQKLIEIAPSPQLTPEQRAYIGDLAVRAAKAVGYENAGTVEFLLADGEVYFMEMNTRVQVEHTITEEITGIDIVREQIRIASGQPLSVKQEDIQYRGFALQFRINAEEPRNDFLPCFGKITRYYAPGGPGVRTDTAIYTGYTIPPYYDSMCLKLIVWALTWEEALARGSRALDDMRVQGVKTTATYYQQILASPDFRSGQFNTSFVENHPELLNYSIKRKPGELALAIAAAIAAHAGL, from the coding sequence GTGATCAAGAAGCTGCTGATCGCCAACCGCGGGGAAATCGCGGTGCGTATCGTCCGCGCCTGTGCCGAAATGGGTGTCCGCTCGGTGGCGGTATTCTCCGAAGCCGACCGCCATGCGCTGCACGTCAAGCGTGCCGACGAGGCGCATTTCATCGGCGAAGACCCGCTGGCCGGCTACCTGAACCCCCGCAAGCTGGTGAACCTGGCTGTGGAAACCGGCTGCGATGCGCTGCATCCAGGCTATGGATTTCTTTCCGAGAATGCCGAACTGGCAGAGATCTGCGCCGAACGTGGGATCAAGTTCGTAGGCCCTTCGGCAGACGTGATTCGCCGTATGGGCGACAAGACCGAAGCGCGGCGCAGCATGATCAAGGCCGGCGTGCCGGTCACGCCGGGCACCGAAGGCAACGTCGCCGATCTTGCCGAAGCGCTGCGTGAAGCCGAGCGTATCGGCTACCCGGTGATGCTCAAGGCCACCTCCGGTGGTGGCGGTCGCGGTATTCGCCGTTGCAACTCGCAGGCAGAGCTGGAATCGGCCTACCCGCGAGTGATCTCCGAAGCGACCAAGGCCTTCGGCAGTGCCGAGGTCTTCCTGGAAAAGTGCATCGTCGAACCCAAGCACATCGAGGCGCAGGTGCTGGCCGACAGTTTCGGCAACACCGTGCACCTGTTCGAGCGCGACTGCTCGATCCAGCGCCGCAACCAGAAGCTCATCGAGATCGCGCCGAGCCCGCAGCTCACCCCCGAGCAGCGCGCCTATATCGGCGACCTGGCCGTGCGTGCGGCCAAGGCGGTGGGCTACGAGAACGCCGGCACCGTGGAGTTCCTGCTCGCCGATGGCGAGGTGTACTTCATGGAAATGAACACCCGGGTGCAGGTGGAACACACCATCACCGAGGAAATCACCGGGATCGATATCGTCCGCGAGCAGATCCGCATCGCCTCCGGCCAGCCGCTTTCGGTCAAGCAGGAGGATATCCAGTATCGCGGTTTCGCCCTGCAGTTCCGCATCAACGCCGAGGAGCCGCGTAACGACTTCCTGCCCTGCTTCGGCAAGATCACCCGCTATTACGCGCCGGGCGGCCCGGGCGTGCGCACCGATACGGCGATCTACACCGGCTACACCATTCCGCCGTACTACGACTCGATGTGCCTGAAACTGATCGTCTGGGCGCTGACCTGGGAAGAGGCGCTGGCCCGCGGTTCGCGGGCACTGGACGACATGCGCGTACAGGGCGTGAAGACCACCGCCACCTATTACCAGCAGATTCTCGCCAGTCCGGATTTCCGCAGCGGCCAATTCAACACCAGCTTCGTCGAAAACCACCCGGAACTGCTGAATTACTCGATCAAACGCAAGCCGGGCGAGCTGGCCCTGGCTATCGCTGCCGCCATCGCCGCCCACGCAGGACTGTGA
- a CDS encoding sigma-70 family RNA polymerase sigma factor has translation MRPVSPGDSSHHSQLHRLYSEHHGWLQGWLRRRLGCSADAADLAQDTFFRLLTRPPLQLAEPRAYLATVANRLLINLYRRRSLEQAYLEALASLPEDEAPTLERQALILEVLNEVDQVLTRLPTRARQAFLMSQLEGHTQEQIATHLGIHVRSVQRYLARAYEECIVLAAELP, from the coding sequence ATGCGCCCCGTCTCGCCAGGCGACAGCTCGCATCACAGCCAACTGCACCGGCTCTACAGCGAACACCACGGCTGGCTGCAGGGCTGGTTGCGCCGGCGCCTGGGCTGCAGCGCCGATGCCGCCGACCTGGCGCAGGACACCTTCTTTCGCCTGCTCACCCGGCCGCCGCTGCAACTGGCCGAGCCGCGCGCCTACCTGGCAACCGTTGCCAACCGCCTGCTGATCAACCTTTACCGTCGTCGTTCGCTGGAGCAGGCCTACCTGGAAGCCCTGGCCAGTCTGCCGGAAGACGAAGCGCCCACGCTGGAGCGCCAGGCGCTGATACTCGAAGTCCTCAACGAAGTGGACCAGGTACTCACCCGCCTGCCGACCAGAGCCCGCCAGGCCTTCCTGATGTCCCAGCTCGAAGGGCACACCCAGGAGCAGATCGCCACGCACCTGGGCATCCATGTGCGTTCGGTGCAGCGTTACCTGGCGCGAGCCTACGAGGAATGCATCGTGCTCGCCGCGGAACTGCCATGA
- the ectB gene encoding diaminobutyrate--2-oxoglutarate transaminase, translated as MKTFELNESKVRSYCRSFPVVFNQAQGAELVTQDGKRYIDFLAGAGTLNYGHNHPVLKQALLEYIQNDGITHGLDMYTAAKERFLDTFNRLILEPRGMGDYRMQFTGPTGTNAVEAAMKLARKVTGRNNIISFTNGFHGCSIGALAATGNQHHRGGSGIGLSDVSRMPYANYFGDKTNTIGMMDKLLSDPSSGIDKPAAVIVEVVQGEGGLNIASTEWMRKLEKLCRKHEMLLIVDDIQAGCGRTGTFFSFEEMGIQPDIVTLSKSLSGYGLPFAMVLLRPELDQWKPGEHNGTFRGNNHAFVTAAAAVEHFWQNDEFANSVKAKGKRIADGMQRIVRRHGPDSLFLKGRGMMIGISCPDGDIASAVCRHAFENGLVIETSGAHSEVVKCLCPLIISEEQIDRALAILDKAFAAVMSEQTENQAS; from the coding sequence ATGAAAACTTTTGAACTGAACGAATCCAAGGTTCGTAGCTACTGCCGTTCCTTCCCCGTGGTCTTCAACCAGGCCCAGGGTGCCGAACTGGTCACGCAGGACGGCAAGCGTTACATCGACTTCCTCGCCGGTGCCGGCACGCTCAACTACGGGCACAACCACCCGGTACTCAAGCAGGCGCTGCTCGAGTACATCCAGAACGACGGCATCACCCATGGCCTGGACATGTACACCGCGGCCAAGGAGCGTTTCCTCGACACCTTCAACCGCCTGATCCTCGAGCCGCGCGGCATGGGCGACTACCGCATGCAGTTCACCGGCCCGACCGGCACCAACGCGGTGGAAGCGGCGATGAAACTGGCGCGCAAGGTCACCGGGCGCAACAACATCATCAGCTTCACCAATGGCTTTCACGGCTGCAGCATCGGCGCCCTGGCCGCGACCGGCAACCAGCATCATCGTGGCGGTTCCGGCATCGGCCTCAGCGACGTCAGCCGCATGCCCTACGCCAACTACTTCGGCGACAAGACCAACACCATCGGCATGATGGACAAGCTGCTCTCCGACCCCTCCAGCGGCATCGACAAGCCGGCCGCGGTGATCGTCGAGGTGGTCCAGGGCGAAGGCGGTCTGAACATTGCGTCGACCGAGTGGATGCGCAAGCTCGAGAAGCTCTGCCGCAAGCACGAGATGCTGCTGATCGTCGATGACATCCAGGCCGGTTGCGGCCGCACCGGAACCTTCTTCAGCTTCGAGGAGATGGGCATCCAGCCGGATATCGTGACACTGTCCAAGTCGCTGTCCGGCTACGGCCTGCCATTCGCCATGGTGCTGCTGCGCCCGGAACTGGACCAGTGGAAGCCGGGCGAGCACAACGGCACCTTCCGCGGCAACAATCACGCGTTCGTCACTGCGGCTGCGGCCGTCGAGCACTTCTGGCAGAACGACGAGTTCGCCAACAGCGTGAAGGCCAAGGGCAAGCGCATCGCCGACGGCATGCAGCGCATCGTCCGCCGCCACGGCCCGGACTCGCTGTTTCTCAAGGGCCGCGGAATGATGATCGGCATCAGCTGCCCGGATGGCGACATCGCTTCCGCCGTCTGCCGTCACGCCTTCGAGAACGGCCTGGTGATCGAAACCAGCGGCGCGCACAGCGAAGTGGTCAAGTGCCTCTGCCCGCTGATCATCAGCGAAGAGCAGATCGACCGTGCACTCGCCATCCTCGACAAGGCCTTTGCCGCCGTGATGAGCGAGCAGACCGAAAACCAAGCTTCCTGA
- a CDS encoding FecR domain-containing protein: MSAQPIDRRIAREAARWFVRLQGNANEAERDACARWRASHADHERAWRLAERFHAHLREIPTEVGVPVLDRAQGIDRRDTLKLLALLAAAPLGALGYRELPWRAWSAGERTAVGERRELTLADGTRVLLNTDSALDVVFDDDLRLLRLRAGEILVTSAQDRAGRPLLVETAEGRVRPVGTRFSVRQFEDETQVAVFEGAVQLQPRHGAQRFLPAGQQAFFAADGVDTPVPLAAHAGDWTRGVLRAEKMRLADFATELARYRPGLLRCDPAVAGLLISGAFQLHDTDEALAALARTLPVEIHYRSRYWVTLAPRST; the protein is encoded by the coding sequence ATGAGCGCGCAGCCCATTGACCGCCGCATCGCCCGTGAGGCCGCACGCTGGTTCGTGCGCCTGCAGGGCAACGCCAACGAAGCCGAGCGAGACGCCTGCGCCCGCTGGCGAGCCAGCCATGCCGACCACGAACGCGCCTGGCGCCTGGCCGAGCGCTTCCATGCCCACCTGCGGGAGATTCCCACCGAGGTCGGCGTGCCGGTCCTGGACCGCGCGCAGGGCATCGACCGCCGCGACACCCTCAAGCTGCTCGCCCTGCTCGCCGCCGCACCGCTCGGCGCGCTCGGCTACCGCGAACTGCCCTGGCGCGCCTGGAGCGCCGGCGAGCGCACCGCCGTCGGCGAACGACGCGAGCTGACCCTGGCCGACGGCACCCGCGTCCTGCTCAACACCGACAGCGCTCTGGACGTGGTCTTCGACGACGACCTGCGCCTGTTGCGCCTGCGCGCCGGCGAAATACTGGTGACCAGCGCCCAGGACCGCGCCGGCCGGCCCCTGCTGGTGGAAACCGCCGAAGGCCGGGTGCGCCCAGTGGGCACGCGCTTCAGCGTGCGCCAGTTCGAGGACGAAACGCAGGTGGCGGTATTCGAGGGCGCGGTGCAACTGCAGCCACGGCATGGCGCCCAACGCTTCCTGCCGGCGGGCCAACAGGCGTTTTTCGCAGCCGATGGCGTCGATACGCCCGTGCCGCTGGCCGCCCATGCCGGCGACTGGACCCGGGGCGTGCTGCGCGCCGAGAAAATGCGCCTGGCCGACTTCGCCACCGAACTGGCCCGCTACCGCCCCGGCCTGCTGCGTTGCGACCCGGCGGTGGCCGGGCTGCTAATCTCCGGCGCCTTCCAGTTGCACGATACGGACGAAGCCCTGGCCGCCCTGGCCCGCACGCTGCCGGTGGAAATCCACTATCGTAGCCGCTACTGGGTGACCCTCGCGCCCAGATCGACCTGA
- the hexR gene encoding transcriptional regulator HexR: MNLLQHIAQSRSLLRKSELKVADHVLLDPASVMHSSMADLAHVVGVSEPTIVRFCRAIGCLGFQDLKLKLAQSLAAGASFGQFAISENDSVADFALKIFDTTLHTLMEVRERLDPEALQRAIAAMAKAERVEFYGFGASGAVATDAQHKFFRLLLSAAAYSDPHMQAMSAVTLKPTDVAICISQSGRSKDLLITANVVRESGATLITLCPSQTPLAELATINLAIDVQEDTEIYTPLTSRIAHLVVIDVLAMGVAMARGPSLVNHLKSVKRSLRSLRLSPQKVKTHED; the protein is encoded by the coding sequence GTGAATCTGCTGCAGCACATCGCCCAATCCAGAAGCCTGCTACGGAAGTCGGAGCTGAAAGTGGCCGACCATGTCCTGCTCGATCCGGCGTCGGTGATGCACAGTTCCATGGCCGACCTGGCCCACGTGGTCGGTGTCAGCGAACCCACCATCGTGCGTTTCTGCCGCGCCATCGGTTGCCTGGGCTTTCAGGATCTCAAGCTCAAACTGGCGCAGAGCCTGGCGGCTGGCGCCAGCTTCGGTCAGTTCGCCATCAGCGAGAACGATTCGGTGGCCGACTTCGCCTTGAAGATCTTCGACACCACGCTGCACACCCTCATGGAAGTGCGCGAGCGGCTCGACCCCGAAGCGTTGCAGCGCGCCATCGCCGCCATGGCCAAGGCCGAACGTGTGGAGTTCTACGGTTTTGGTGCCTCGGGCGCGGTGGCCACCGACGCCCAGCACAAGTTCTTCCGCCTGCTGCTGTCAGCCGCGGCCTATTCCGATCCGCACATGCAGGCCATGTCGGCGGTGACGCTCAAGCCCACCGACGTGGCGATCTGCATCTCGCAGTCCGGGCGCTCGAAGGATCTGCTGATCACCGCCAATGTGGTGCGTGAATCCGGCGCGACGCTGATCACCCTGTGCCCAAGCCAGACGCCGCTGGCCGAGCTGGCCACCATCAACCTGGCGATCGACGTGCAGGAAGACACCGAGATCTACACCCCGCTGACCTCGCGTATCGCCCATCTGGTGGTGATCGATGTGCTGGCGATGGGCGTCGCCATGGCCCGCGGGCCGAGCCTGGTCAATCACCTCAAGAGCGTGAAGCGCAGCCTGCGCAGCCTTCGCCTGTCGCCGCAGAAGGTCAAGACGCACGAAGATTGA
- a CDS encoding LysR family transcriptional regulator, producing the protein MRMTLRQLQVFRAVCETHSYSRAAEEMALTQPAVSLQIRQLEELVGQPLFEYLGKKLYLTDAAEALQRASTDIFGRLDSLDMQLSDLQGSLQGQLNLAVESSAKYITPHLFAAFKRLHPEVSLQLVVVNHAQAVKRLSVSRDDLLIMSQVPTDMDLEFMPFLNNPIIAVAPPDHPLCHAATLSLQDLTDYSLLVREPGSGTRRAGEDYLRQKRAHFAQTTQVASLDALRECVVAGLGLALLPRHAVHLELASGLLRELPVEELPLYRSWCVVHSRGKRLSPVAQAFFAFLREERAQISALAERFAGSPTTSAAS; encoded by the coding sequence ATGCGCATGACATTGCGCCAGCTTCAGGTATTTCGCGCTGTGTGCGAGACACATTCCTATAGCCGTGCCGCCGAGGAAATGGCACTGACCCAACCCGCCGTCAGTTTGCAGATTCGGCAGCTCGAGGAACTGGTCGGCCAACCGCTTTTCGAGTACCTCGGCAAGAAGCTCTACCTGACCGATGCGGCCGAGGCACTGCAACGAGCCAGCACCGACATCTTCGGTCGCCTCGACAGTCTCGACATGCAGCTCTCGGATCTGCAGGGCTCGCTGCAGGGCCAGCTCAACCTGGCAGTGGAATCCAGCGCCAAGTACATCACCCCGCATCTGTTCGCCGCCTTCAAGCGCCTGCACCCTGAAGTCAGCCTGCAACTGGTGGTGGTCAACCATGCCCAGGCGGTCAAGCGCCTGTCGGTGAGCCGCGACGACCTGCTGATCATGTCCCAGGTGCCCACCGACATGGACCTGGAGTTCATGCCCTTCCTGAACAACCCGATCATCGCCGTGGCGCCGCCCGACCATCCGCTGTGTCACGCCGCCACGCTGTCCCTGCAGGACCTCACGGACTATTCCCTGCTGGTGCGGGAGCCCGGCTCCGGCACGCGCCGGGCTGGCGAAGACTACCTGCGCCAGAAGCGCGCACATTTTGCCCAGACCACCCAGGTCGCCTCACTGGACGCGCTGCGCGAATGCGTGGTGGCCGGGCTCGGCCTGGCGCTGCTGCCGCGTCATGCGGTGCATCTGGAGCTGGCCAGCGGGCTCTTACGCGAGCTGCCGGTCGAGGAGCTGCCGCTGTATCGCAGCTGGTGCGTGGTGCATTCGCGCGGCAAGCGCCTGAGCCCGGTGGCCCAGGCGTTCTTCGCTTTCCTCCGTGAAGAGCGCGCGCAGATCAGTGCGCTGGCGGAGCGCTTCGCCGGCTCGCCGACGACGAGCGCAGCGAGCTGA
- the zwf gene encoding glucose-6-phosphate dehydrogenase encodes MSISCDMLVFGGTGDLTLHKLLPALYHLHRDGRLHADVRILALARKKLDRDGYLALAERHCRAQVARSDFSSDTWQAFAQRLDYFAMDASQRGDYVRLAHHLGQADGRVRVYYLATAPDLFEPIAANLESAGLAGDDARIVLEKPIGHSLDSALEINESIGAVFPESRIYRIDHYLGKETVQNLMALRFANALFEPIWRSGHIDHVQITVAETLGVENRGGYYDNAGAMRDMLQNHLLQLLCLVAMEAPVRFDAKHIRGEKVKVLEALKPITSNDVLDKTVRGQYGAGRIGGHDVQAYYFEPNIDNDSDTETFVAVKAEIDNWRWAGVPFYLRTGKRMARKRSEIIITFKQVPHLLFSKGEVNRLVISLQPEESISLQLMAKAPGKGMQLEPVELDLNLAHAFSSTRRWEAYERLLLDVIEGDSTLFMRRDEVEAAWNWVDPILRGWHSHYRKPRPYPAGEDGPEQAHQFIERQGHRWWQ; translated from the coding sequence ATGTCGATATCCTGTGACATGCTCGTGTTCGGCGGGACCGGTGACCTGACGCTGCATAAACTGCTTCCGGCGCTCTACCACCTGCACCGTGACGGGCGCCTGCACGCCGACGTACGGATACTCGCCCTGGCGCGCAAGAAGCTCGACCGCGACGGTTACCTGGCCCTGGCCGAACGGCATTGCCGCGCCCAGGTTGCCCGCAGCGATTTCAGCAGCGACACCTGGCAGGCCTTCGCCCAGCGCCTGGACTATTTCGCCATGGACGCCTCCCAGCGCGGCGATTACGTGCGCCTTGCCCATCACCTCGGCCAGGCCGATGGCCGTGTGCGGGTGTACTACCTGGCGACCGCGCCGGACCTGTTCGAACCCATCGCCGCCAACCTGGAAAGCGCCGGGCTGGCCGGTGACGATGCGCGCATCGTGCTGGAAAAGCCCATCGGCCATTCGCTGGACTCGGCGCTGGAGATCAACGAGTCGATCGGCGCCGTGTTCCCCGAGTCGCGCATCTACCGGATCGACCATTACCTGGGCAAGGAAACGGTGCAGAACCTCATGGCGCTGCGCTTCGCCAACGCCCTGTTCGAGCCGATCTGGCGCTCCGGGCATATCGACCACGTGCAGATCACCGTCGCCGAAACCCTCGGCGTGGAGAACCGCGGCGGCTACTACGACAACGCCGGCGCGATGCGCGACATGCTGCAGAACCACCTCCTGCAGCTGCTCTGCCTGGTGGCGATGGAAGCGCCGGTGCGTTTCGATGCCAAGCACATCCGCGGCGAAAAGGTGAAGGTGCTCGAGGCGCTCAAGCCGATCACCAGCAACGACGTGCTGGACAAGACCGTGCGTGGGCAATACGGCGCCGGCCGCATCGGTGGCCACGACGTGCAGGCCTACTACTTCGAGCCCAACATCGACAACGACAGCGACACCGAAACCTTCGTCGCGGTGAAGGCCGAGATCGACAACTGGCGCTGGGCTGGCGTGCCCTTCTACCTGCGCACCGGCAAGCGCATGGCGCGCAAGCGCTCGGAGATCATCATCACCTTCAAGCAGGTGCCGCACCTGCTGTTCAGCAAGGGTGAAGTAAACCGCCTGGTGATCAGCCTGCAGCCGGAAGAAAGCATCAGCCTGCAGCTGATGGCCAAGGCACCCGGCAAGGGCATGCAGCTGGAACCGGTGGAACTGGATCTGAATCTGGCGCATGCCTTCAGCAGCACCCGCCGCTGGGAAGCCTACGAGCGGCTGCTGCTGGATGTGATCGAAGGCGATTCCACGCTGTTCATGCGCCGGGATGAGGTCGAAGCAGCCTGGAACTGGGTCGATCCGATCCTGCGCGGCTGGCACAGCCACTACCGCAAACCGCGCCCCTATCCGGCCGGCGAGGACGGCCCGGAACAGGCCCATCAATTCATCGAACGCCAGGGACATCGCTGGTGGCAATGA
- a CDS encoding TonB-dependent siderophore receptor, which yields MRQPQWHRQPSYLLARAVRGATLGLLVASSGLASPTLLADTIAQQQNRHYSIPAGPLSAALTEFASSVGITLPLDPAMVEGLHSPGLRGDYNVQQGLQQLLKGSGLQAVPLANGNYILRKNASVSGSIELDSITINAQAERLSGPGNGMVATHTSIGTKTNTPISEVPQSISVITRDEMDKRGVQDFNSAVAYTPGIRAIDYVGGQGAPDIYMRGFRSFNLFGTYKDGLRSGFNQYDTDLETYGLERIDVIKGPASVLYGQMAPGGMVNLTSKRPSDETIRQVQIQGGSHDRKQGAIDLGGRLDDQGELTYRFVALKRDSGTQVDHSPDNRTYIAPSLTWKPDDDTRFTVIASYLKTRKGGAEQSFPVNGTLTGTPFGHVPSSTYLGDPDVSKYEVENTSLGYNFERQLSDDWTFTQNARYMKTNVDFISNGARNSGQLGADGRTYTFGYQRRPKKTDTFLLDNNLGGQFATGPISHDVLVGFDYGHYSGRESRSGVTSNQTVDIFDPVYNASPTWSSTLQTDGKSVVSQKGLYFQDMLSLDKWRLTLGGRQDWVEGREYSYLYDMRGVQKDHKFTGRVGLAYLFDNGVTPYASYSTSFQPTSGTAQDGSSFKPTEGEQYELGIKYEPPGYNSFITLSVYDLTQKNVTTTDPTNPSYQVQTGEQRSRGVELEGKAELTHGLDLIASYAYTDAEVTKANPVGTGASAYSLEGNVPISVPRNTASLWLDYSVQGGPLEGLGMGVGQRYIGSSYNARNTVKVPHYTLTDASVRYDLGHLSEDLKGMSVDLSASNLFDKRYFTPGFYENSVFYGTRRTVVGSLTYAW from the coding sequence ATGCGACAACCACAATGGCACCGCCAACCCTCCTATCTCCTGGCCCGCGCAGTACGCGGCGCGACCCTCGGCTTGCTGGTCGCAAGCAGCGGCCTGGCCAGCCCCACGCTGCTGGCCGATACGATCGCCCAGCAGCAGAATCGCCACTACAGCATCCCCGCCGGCCCTCTGAGCGCCGCGCTGACCGAATTCGCCAGCAGCGTGGGTATTACCCTGCCACTTGACCCTGCCATGGTCGAAGGTCTGCACAGCCCAGGCCTGCGAGGCGACTACAACGTGCAACAGGGTTTGCAGCAATTGCTCAAGGGCTCGGGCCTGCAAGCCGTGCCCTTGGCCAACGGCAATTACATCCTGCGCAAGAACGCGTCCGTCAGCGGCTCGATAGAGCTGGACAGCATCACGATCAATGCCCAGGCCGAGCGCCTCTCCGGCCCCGGCAACGGCATGGTCGCCACCCACACCAGCATCGGCACCAAGACCAACACACCGATCAGCGAAGTACCGCAGTCGATCTCGGTCATCACCCGCGACGAGATGGACAAGCGCGGCGTGCAGGACTTCAACTCCGCCGTGGCCTATACCCCCGGTATCCGCGCCATCGACTACGTGGGAGGCCAGGGTGCGCCCGACATCTACATGCGCGGCTTTCGCTCGTTCAACCTGTTCGGCACCTACAAGGACGGCCTGCGCAGCGGCTTCAACCAGTACGACACCGACCTCGAAACCTACGGCCTGGAACGCATCGACGTGATCAAGGGCCCAGCCTCGGTGCTGTACGGCCAGATGGCCCCCGGCGGCATGGTCAACCTGACCAGCAAGCGCCCCAGCGACGAAACCATTCGCCAGGTCCAGATTCAGGGCGGTAGCCATGATCGCAAGCAAGGCGCCATTGACCTCGGCGGCCGGCTCGACGACCAGGGTGAGCTCACCTACCGCTTCGTGGCCCTCAAGCGCGACAGCGGCACTCAGGTCGACCACTCGCCGGACAACCGCACCTACATCGCGCCATCGCTGACCTGGAAGCCGGACGATGACACCCGCTTCACCGTCATCGCCAGCTACCTGAAGACCCGCAAGGGCGGCGCCGAACAGAGCTTTCCGGTAAACGGCACGCTGACCGGCACGCCGTTCGGCCACGTGCCGTCGAGCACCTACCTGGGCGATCCGGACGTGAGTAAGTACGAGGTGGAGAACACCTCGCTGGGCTACAACTTCGAGCGCCAGCTGAGCGATGACTGGACGTTCACCCAGAATGCCCGCTACATGAAGACCAATGTTGACTTCATCAGCAACGGTGCCCGCAACAGCGGCCAGCTCGGCGCCGACGGCCGTACTTACACCTTTGGCTACCAGAGGCGGCCGAAGAAAACCGACACCTTCCTGCTCGACAACAACCTTGGCGGCCAATTCGCCACCGGGCCGATCAGCCACGATGTGCTGGTGGGCTTCGACTACGGGCATTACTCGGGCCGTGAATCGCGCAGCGGGGTCACCAGCAACCAGACCGTGGATATCTTCGACCCGGTCTACAATGCCAGCCCAACCTGGAGCAGCACGTTGCAGACCGACGGCAAAAGTGTCGTGTCGCAGAAAGGCCTGTACTTTCAGGACATGCTAAGCCTCGACAAATGGCGCCTGACCCTGGGCGGGCGCCAGGACTGGGTCGAGGGGCGCGAGTACAGCTACCTGTACGACATGCGGGGCGTGCAGAAAGACCACAAGTTCACCGGTCGCGTGGGCCTGGCCTACCTGTTCGACAACGGCGTCACCCCTTACGCCAGTTACAGCACCTCGTTTCAGCCAACGTCCGGTACCGCCCAGGATGGCAGCTCCTTCAAGCCCACCGAAGGCGAACAGTACGAACTGGGCATCAAGTACGAGCCACCCGGCTACAACAGCTTCATCACCCTGTCGGTGTATGACCTGACCCAGAAGAACGTCACCACCACCGACCCAACCAACCCCAGCTACCAGGTACAGACCGGCGAGCAACGTTCGCGCGGCGTCGAGCTGGAAGGCAAGGCCGAGCTGACCCATGGCCTGGACCTGATCGCCTCGTACGCCTACACCGATGCCGAAGTGACCAAGGCCAACCCTGTGGGCACCGGCGCCAGCGCCTACAGCCTCGAGGGCAACGTGCCGATTTCGGTGCCCAGAAACACCGCCTCGCTGTGGCTCGACTACAGCGTGCAGGGCGGCCCGCTGGAAGGCCTGGGCATGGGCGTCGGCCAGCGCTATATCGGTTCCTCGTACAACGCCAGGAACACCGTCAAGGTCCCGCACTACACCCTCACCGATGCCAGCGTGCGTTATGACCTGGGGCACCTGAGCGAAGATTTGAAGGGTATGTCGGTGGATCTCAGCGCGAGCAACCTGTTCGACAAGCGCTACTTCACCCCGGGCTTCTATGAGAACTCCGTGTTCTACGGTACTCGCCGTACGGTGGTGGGCAGCCTGACCTACGCCTGGTGA